In Daucus carota subsp. sativus chromosome 4, DH1 v3.0, whole genome shotgun sequence, one DNA window encodes the following:
- the LOC108216099 gene encoding F-box/FBD/LRR-repeat protein At1g13570, whose product MRMNKCSRKDYITDLPESIIDIILTKLPIRDAVRTSILSTKWRYQWATMTRLVFKNHVPFMSDKKLAEQEITNFIMRFLFLHQGPIYRFKLSTNCSIKSTDMDQWLLFLSRKDIKELVLMLDANCLKIPSCIISCQKLTTLKLQALDVKPPLRFRGFPCLKYLNLCSGSFTIEDIENLTSGCPLLEKFTFTNVGDLMGFAIHAPNLKRLILNGDFSNLNLEHSPFLDVLRVDFRAEAWESNVLMKVPVTYDRLKFIDLQGINYEERNAVLYVLHLILHSPNLQELEIGATPFESSHDKAVDLDFWGKECPPDFTFKHLKFVEMFGLPNKSWVEFLKFVLGRSPVLEVMRVSPHVDYNEKMNMANEVLHFRRASPKVDIRFFD is encoded by the exons ATGAGGATGAACAAATGCTCAAGGAAGGATTATATCACCGATCTGCCCGAGAGCATCATCGATATCATCCTAACCAAACTGCCAATAAGGGATGCTGTAAGAACCAGCATTTTGTCTACCAAGTGGAGGTATCAATGGGCGACCATGACGCGACTCGTATTTAAAAACCATGTGCCATTTATGAGTGACAAAAAACTTGCCGAGCAAGAAATTACAAACTTTATCATGCGATTTCTATTTCTTCATCAGGGCCCTATTTATAGGTTCAAACTGTCTACCAACTGCTCCATAAAGTCTACTGACATGGATCAATGGCTACTTTTCCTATCGAGGAAAGATATAAAAGAGTTGGTTCTGATGTTAGACGCCAACTGTCTGAAGATACCCTCATGTATAATTTCTTGTCAGAAACTTACCACATTGAAGCTTCAAGCGTTGGACGTGAAACCTCCTTTAAGATTTCGTGGATTTCCATGTTTGAAGTACCTTAACCTATGTAGTGGCTCGTTTACAATTGAGGATATTGAAAACCTTACTTCAGGTTGCCCTCTTCTAGAAAAGTTTACATTCACAAATGTCGGGGACCTTATGGGTTTTGCCATCCATGCCCCAAATTTGAAGCGTCTTATTCTGAATGGGGACTTTTCAAACTTGAATCTTGAGCATTCTCCGTTTCTGGATGTCTTAAGGGTTGACTTTCGTGCAGAG gcTTGGGAAAGTAATGTCCTTATGAAAGTTCCAGTTACATATGACCGTCTAAAGTTTATTGATCTTCAAGGAATAAATTACGAAGAGAGGAATGCAGTGTTGTATGTACTTCACTTGATTTTGCATTCCCCTAATCTACAAGAACTGGAAATTGGA GCTACACCGTTTGAAAGTTCTCATGATAAAGCTgttgatttggatttttggggGAAAGAATGTCCTCCTGATTTCACATTTAAGCATCTTAAATTCGTTGAGATGTTTGGTTTGCCCAACAAAAGTTGGGTGGAATTTCTCAAATTTGTGCTTGGACGTTCTCCGGTGCTTGAAGTAATGAGAGTGTCACCTCATGTGGATTACAATGAAAAAATGAATATGGCGAATGAAGTGCTGCATTTTCGACGTGCTTCTCCAAAAGTTGATATCAGATTCTTTGATTAG
- the LOC135146742 gene encoding F-box/FBD/LRR-repeat protein At1g13570-like: MRMNKCSRKDYISDLPESIVDIILTKLPIRDAVRTSILSTKWRYQWATMTRVVFKNHVPYKSDNKLAEQEITNFIMRFLFLHQGPIYKFKLSTNCSMNSTDMDQWLLFLSRKDIKELVLMLDANCLKIPSHIFSCQKLTTLKLQALDVKPPLRFRGLPCLKYLNLCSGLFTIEDIENLISGCPLLEKFTFTNVGDPMGFAIHGPNLKHLILNGDFSNLNLEHSPFLDVLRVDFRAEVWESNVLMKVPVTYDRLKFIDLQGINYEEGNAVLYVLHLILHSPNLQELEIGATQFESSHDKAVDLDFWEKECPTDFTFKHLKLVEMCGLPNKSCVEFLKFVLGCSPVLEVMRVSLDEAYDGKMNMANELLHFQRASPKVDIKFFD, from the exons ATGAGAATGAACAAATGCTCAAGGAAGGATTATATCAGCGATCTGCCCGAGAGCATCGTCGATATCATCCTAACCAAACTGCCAATAAGGGATGCTGTAAGAACCAGCATTTTGTCTACCAAGTGGAGGTATCAATGGGCGACCATGACACGAGTCGTATTTAAAAATCATGTGCCATATAAGAGTGACAACAAACTTGCCGAGCAAGAAATTACAAACTTTATCATGCGATTTCTATTTCTTCATCAGGGCCCTATTTATAAGTTCAAACTATCTACTAACTGCTCCATGAATTCTACTGACATGGATCAATGGCTACTTTTCCTATCAAGGAAAGATATAAAAGAGTTAGTTCTGATGTTAGACGCCAACTGTCTGAAGATACCCTCACATATATTTTCTTGTCAGAAACTGACCACATTGAAGCTTCAAGCATTGGACGTGAAACCTCCTTTAAGATTTCGTGGATTGCCATGTTTGAAGTACCTTAACCTATGTAGTGGCTTGTTTACTATTGAGGATATTGAAAACCTTATTTCAGGTTGCCCTCTTCTAGAAAAGTTTACATTCACAAATGTCGGGGACCCTATGGGTTTTGCCATCCATGGCCCAAATTTGAAGCATCTTATTTTGAATGGGGACTTTTCAAACTTAAATCTTGAGCATTCTCCGTTTCTGGATGTCTTAAGGGTTGACTTTCGTGCAGAG GTTTGGGAAAGTAACGTCCTTATGAAAGTTCCAGTTACATATGATCGGCTAAAGTTTATTGATCTTCAAGGAATAAATTACGAAGAGGGGAATGCAGTGTTGTATGTTCTTCACTTGATTTTGCATTCCCCTAATCTACAAGAACTGGAAATTGGA GCTACACAGTTTGAAAGTTCTCATGATAAAGCTGTTGACTTGGATTTTTGGGAGAAAGAATGTCCTACCGATTTCACATTTAAGCATCTTAAATTAGTTGAGATGTGTGGTTTGCCCAACAAAAGTTGTGTGGAATTTCTCAAATTTGTGCTTGGATGTTCTCCGGTGCTTGAAGTAATGAGAGTGTCACTTGATGAGGCTTACGATGGAAAAATGAATATGGCGAATGAACTGCTGCATTTTCAACGTGCTTCTCCAAAAGTTGATATAAAATTCTTTGATTAG
- the LOC108216666 gene encoding uncharacterized protein LOC108216666 isoform X2 gives MAKTGRDNYLPEEIIFIVLSWLPVKTLLRFKSVCKSWRSMISDTQFVGAHLSNSRRKPAVLLNFVSFDRHIDVHYTPEDSYRIAGVEAELYSSKADSWKHVQVPETLKALRASSKVVNAKPGILYMTSGKDIIAFDLHKEVFRLYTIPPCKMSDILEFNGEAAMVFKSDDGSALSLFVLNDVCGEVFWTKLLDLEFDDNISRVLPSLATAKFVTENDNEAKKYALRFHGDGKGMVIKYTESLVYLQGFQRQVESNRYLKQ, from the exons ATGGCTAAAACAGGGCGCGACAACTATTTACCTGAAGAAATTATCTTCATAGTCCTTTCATGGCTGCCTGTTAAAACACTCCTCCGCTTTAAATCAGTTTGCAAATCTTGGAGATCGATGATATCCGACACTCAATTTGTGGGAGCTCACCTCAGCAATTCCCGTAGAAAACCAGCAGTTTTACTAAACTTCGTATCATTTGATCGACACATTGATGTCCATTATACTCCTGAAGATTCATATAG GATTGCAGGAGTAGAAGCGGAGCTGTATTCTTCAAAAGCCGATTCCTGGAAACACGTTCAAGTTCCTGAAACACTAAAGGCATTGCGGGCCAGTTCAAAAGTGGTGAATGCTAAACCTGGGATTTTGTATATGACAAGTGGCAAAGATATAATTGCGTTTGATTTGCATAAGGAGGTGTTTCGACTATATACGATTCCTCCCTGTAAAATGTCAGATATTTTGGAGTTTAATGGTGAGGCTGCTATGGTTTTTAAATCCGATGATGGATCCGCTCTTAGTCTATTTGTGTTGAACGACGTTTGTGGTGAGGTGTTTTGGACAAAATTGTTGGATTTAGAGTTTGATGACAACATATCAAGAGTTCTTCCTTCTCTGGCTACCGCAAAGTTTGTCACAGAAAATGATAATGAGGCTAAGAAGTATGCTCTTCGATTTCACGGTGATGGAAAGGGCATGGTTATCAAGTACACCGAGAGTCTTGTTTACCTCCAAGGGTTTCAACGACAAGTTGAAAGTAATAGATACTTAAAGCAGTAA
- the LOC108216666 gene encoding putative F-box protein At3g17480 isoform X1, whose protein sequence is MAKTGRDNYLPEEIIFIVLSWLPVKTLLRFKSVCKSWRSMISDTQFVGAHLSNSRRKPAVLLNFVSFDRHIDVHYTPEDSYRFYLPPNVNGMKYICSCDGLVCLSNAYCDVIYIWNPLTKLLKLLPRPSKNLKIYRGLLALGFDPISNDYKLLRIAGVEAELYSSKADSWKHVQVPETLKALRASSKVVNAKPGILYMTSGKDIIAFDLHKEVFRLYTIPPCKMSDILEFNGEAAMVFKSDDGSALSLFVLNDVCGEVFWTKLLDLEFDDNISRVLPSLATAKFVTENDNEAKKYALRFHGDGKGMVIKYTESLVYLQGFQRQVESNRYLKQ, encoded by the exons ATGGCTAAAACAGGGCGCGACAACTATTTACCTGAAGAAATTATCTTCATAGTCCTTTCATGGCTGCCTGTTAAAACACTCCTCCGCTTTAAATCAGTTTGCAAATCTTGGAGATCGATGATATCCGACACTCAATTTGTGGGAGCTCACCTCAGCAATTCCCGTAGAAAACCAGCAGTTTTACTAAACTTCGTATCATTTGATCGACACATTGATGTCCATTATACTCCTGAAGATTCATATAGGTTTTACCTGCCTCCTAATGTCAACGGCATGAAATACATATGTTCTTGTGATGGTCTTGTTTGTTTATCTAATGCTTATTgcgatgttatatatatatggaatcCATTAACTAAACTGTTGAAGTTGCTTCCTCGTCCTagcaaaaacttgaaaatctATCGAGGTTTACTAGCCTTAGGTTTCGATCCTATTTCTAATGACTACAAGCTTCTTAGGATTGCAGGAGTAGAAGCGGAGCTGTATTCTTCAAAAGCCGATTCCTGGAAACACGTTCAAGTTCCTGAAACACTAAAGGCATTGCGGGCCAGTTCAAAAGTGGTGAATGCTAAACCTGGGATTTTGTATATGACAAGTGGCAAAGATATAATTGCGTTTGATTTGCATAAGGAGGTGTTTCGACTATATACGATTCCTCCCTGTAAAATGTCAGATATTTTGGAGTTTAATGGTGAGGCTGCTATGGTTTTTAAATCCGATGATGGATCCGCTCTTAGTCTATTTGTGTTGAACGACGTTTGTGGTGAGGTGTTTTGGACAAAATTGTTGGATTTAGAGTTTGATGACAACATATCAAGAGTTCTTCCTTCTCTGGCTACCGCAAAGTTTGTCACAGAAAATGATAATGAGGCTAAGAAGTATGCTCTTCGATTTCACGGTGATGGAAAGGGCATGGTTATCAAGTACACCGAGAGTCTTGTTTACCTCCAAGGGTTTCAACGACAAGTTGAAAGTAATAGATACTTAAAGCA GTGA
- the LOC108216666 gene encoding uncharacterized protein LOC108216666 isoform X3, protein MSIILLKIHIGVEAELYSSKADSWKHVQVPETLKALRASSKVVNAKPGILYMTSGKDIIAFDLHKEVFRLYTIPPCKMSDILEFNGEAAMVFKSDDGSALSLFVLNDVCGEVFWTKLLDLEFDDNISRVLPSLATAKFVTENDNEAKKYALRFHGDGKGMVIKYTESLVYLQGFQRQVESNRYLKQ, encoded by the exons ATGTCCATTATACTCCTGAAGATTCATATAG GAGTAGAAGCGGAGCTGTATTCTTCAAAAGCCGATTCCTGGAAACACGTTCAAGTTCCTGAAACACTAAAGGCATTGCGGGCCAGTTCAAAAGTGGTGAATGCTAAACCTGGGATTTTGTATATGACAAGTGGCAAAGATATAATTGCGTTTGATTTGCATAAGGAGGTGTTTCGACTATATACGATTCCTCCCTGTAAAATGTCAGATATTTTGGAGTTTAATGGTGAGGCTGCTATGGTTTTTAAATCCGATGATGGATCCGCTCTTAGTCTATTTGTGTTGAACGACGTTTGTGGTGAGGTGTTTTGGACAAAATTGTTGGATTTAGAGTTTGATGACAACATATCAAGAGTTCTTCCTTCTCTGGCTACCGCAAAGTTTGTCACAGAAAATGATAATGAGGCTAAGAAGTATGCTCTTCGATTTCACGGTGATGGAAAGGGCATGGTTATCAAGTACACCGAGAGTCTTGTTTACCTCCAAGGGTTTCAACGACAAGTTGAAAGTAATAGATACTTAAAGCAGTAA
- the LOC108218471 gene encoding uncharacterized protein LOC108218471 isoform X2 yields MVEAVESSFGYSQLQSCGDSSEEELSVLPRHTKVVVTGNNRTKSVLVGLHGVVKKAVGLGGWHWLVLTNGIEVKLQRNALSVIEGPTGDEQDDEIEFENVQWNGSDMGELASDDTQKSQRSRHCTHKSTGSSHKLMSRSRSCDLQSKGSMTKGPEIDLSKLEVTALWRYWRHFNLVDAISNPTKEQLVDVVQRHFMMMQLDELQVIPGFVQSAKRLKMVCK; encoded by the exons atggtTGAAGCAGTGGAGAGTTCGTTTGGGTATTCACAGTTGCAGAGCTGTGGGGACAGCAGTGAAGAGGAGCTTTCCGTGTTGCCAAGACATACAAAGGTGGTTGTGACCGGGAATAATAGGACTAAGTCTGTTCTTGTTGGTCTTCATGGGGTTGTCAAGAAGGCTGTTGGTCTTGGTGGCTGGCATTGGCTG GTGCTTACTAATGGCATAGAGGTAAAGCTGCAAAGAAATGCTCTGAGTGTCATTGAAGGTCCTACTGGTGATGAGCAAGATGATgaaattgaatttgaaaatgtCCAGTGGAATGGATCGGATATGGGTGAACTTG CATCTGATGATACTCAGAAGTCTCAGCGGTCAAGGCATTGCACACACAAATCAACTGGATCATCACATAAGTTAATGAGTAGATCTCGCTCTTGTGACTTGCAGTCCAAGGGATCGATGACAAAGGGACCCGAG ATTGATCTCAGCAAGCTTGAAGTGACTGCCTTGTGGAGATATTGGCGACACTTTAACCTT GTGGATGCAATTTCCAACCCAACCAAAGAGCAATTGGTTGATGTAGTTCAGAGGCATTTCATGATGATG CAATTGGATGAGTTGCAGGTCATACCAGGGTTTGTGCAGTCTGCTAAGAGATTGAAGATGGTGTGCAAATGA
- the LOC108218471 gene encoding uncharacterized protein LOC108218471 isoform X1, giving the protein MVEAVESSFGYSQLQSCGDSSEEELSVLPRHTKVVVTGNNRTKSVLVGLHGVVKKAVGLGGWHWLVLTNGIEVKLQRNALSVIEGPTGDEQDDEIEFENVQWNGSDMGELASDDTQKSQRSRHCTHKSTGSSHKLMSRSRSCDLQSKGSMTKGPEKIDLSKLEVTALWRYWRHFNLVDAISNPTKEQLVDVVQRHFMMMQLDELQVIPGFVQSAKRLKMVCK; this is encoded by the exons atggtTGAAGCAGTGGAGAGTTCGTTTGGGTATTCACAGTTGCAGAGCTGTGGGGACAGCAGTGAAGAGGAGCTTTCCGTGTTGCCAAGACATACAAAGGTGGTTGTGACCGGGAATAATAGGACTAAGTCTGTTCTTGTTGGTCTTCATGGGGTTGTCAAGAAGGCTGTTGGTCTTGGTGGCTGGCATTGGCTG GTGCTTACTAATGGCATAGAGGTAAAGCTGCAAAGAAATGCTCTGAGTGTCATTGAAGGTCCTACTGGTGATGAGCAAGATGATgaaattgaatttgaaaatgtCCAGTGGAATGGATCGGATATGGGTGAACTTG CATCTGATGATACTCAGAAGTCTCAGCGGTCAAGGCATTGCACACACAAATCAACTGGATCATCACATAAGTTAATGAGTAGATCTCGCTCTTGTGACTTGCAGTCCAAGGGATCGATGACAAAGGGACCCGAG AAGATTGATCTCAGCAAGCTTGAAGTGACTGCCTTGTGGAGATATTGGCGACACTTTAACCTT GTGGATGCAATTTCCAACCCAACCAAAGAGCAATTGGTTGATGTAGTTCAGAGGCATTTCATGATGATG CAATTGGATGAGTTGCAGGTCATACCAGGGTTTGTGCAGTCTGCTAAGAGATTGAAGATGGTGTGCAAATGA
- the LOC108218469 gene encoding NAC domain-containing protein 41, with product MSPPNPPVPFSSWTDEMITLSLEDYNQGKPPPQYLLSDLNPYSYLPSNLPDGIGYLLSSEVKKDTQLGSWKENGEPCEIFTNSVLTGWRTTYEFFEGQSPNEKKTNWVMQEYKITHKGPGDGSKSKDYGSLCRILQSKKSIPEGINMISLPKSNSTGGQGSKNEAQEIGDVEAILLTSAERHNCALRGDFLELDDLADPQSPFSTSFNSSCPTLASEELFDSDMLLQELDDKRIDRKEQFKYTVSSTVKPNEVVMRPAIVGKLTTEEPMKSNCYIPALVVGGENASASSGHPGAVYEKRKEKKGVSGQIKKLQNFFCFDLF from the exons ATGTCTCCACCAAATCCTCCAGTTCCTTTTAGTTCATGGACTGATGAGATGATAACCCTGTCATTAGAAGACTACAATCAAGGAAAACCTCCCCCTCAATATTTGCTTTCAGATTTGAATCCATACAGCTACCTGCCATCAAATTTACCCG ACGGGATTGGATACTTATTGAGCTCGGAGGTGAAGAAAGATACACAACTTGGATCCTGGAAAGAAAATGGAGAACCATGTGAGATattcacaaactctgttttGACTGGCTGGAGAACTACCTATGAATTTTTTGAAGGTCAATCCCCTAATGAAAAGAAAACTAATTGGGTGATGCAAGAGTACAAAATAACACACAAGGGGCCGGGTGATGGAAGCAAATCAAAG GATTATGGGTCTTTATGTAGAATCTTGCAATCTAAAAAAAGTATCCCAGAGGGGATAAACATGATTTCCCTTCCAAAGTCTAATAGTACTGGTGGCCAAGGATCAAAAAATGAAGCTCAG gaaattGGGGATGTTGAGGCAATATTGTTGACTTCAGCTGAGAGACATAACTGTGCACTGAGAGGTGACTTTCTGGAGTTGGATGATCTTGCTGATCCACAATCACCGTTTTCCACTTCATTCAATTCAAGTTGTCCAACCTTAGCTTCGGAGGAATTGTTTGATTCAGACATGCTGTTACAAGAGCTGGACGACAAAAGAATAGATCGCAAAGAACAATTTAAGTACACTGTCTCTAGTACAGTCAAACCAAATGAGGTGGTTATGCGTCCAGCGATTGTAG GTAAGCTGACAACTGAAGAGCCCATGAAATCCAACTGTTATATTCCTGCCTTGGTTGTTGGAGGAGAAAATGCATCTGCATCTTCTGGTCACCCTGGAGCTGTTTATGAAAAGCGAAAGGAAAAGAAAGGCGTCTCCGGCCAAATAAAGAAGTTGCAGAATTTCTTCTGCTTTGATTTATTCTAA
- the LOC108218468 gene encoding geranylgeranyl pyrophosphate synthase, chloroplastic — MKSLNVFNPWLQTTSISTHSNSFITTFYKQLRPTCPNLKSARPISSVLANQQTQQTQTQTGSFNFKSYMIEKAVSVNTALNDAVLVQEPPMIHEAMRYSLLAGGKRVRPMLCIAACELVGGRESFAMPAACAVEMIHTMSLIHDDLPCMDNDDLRRGKPTNHKVYGEDVAVLAGDSLLAFAFYHIATSTKGVSPRRIIQAVGELAKAIGTQGLVAGQVVDILLTGDSSVGLDQLEFIHIHKTAALLEASVVLGAILGGGEEEEVEKLRKFARCVGLLFQVVDDILDVTKSSQQLGKTAGKDLMVDKSTYPKLMGLEKSREFAQKLNREAKDQLLGFDEAKAAPLLALADYIAYREN; from the coding sequence ATGAAGTCTTTGAACGTCTTCAATCCATGGCTTCAAACCACCTCTATCTCCACTCACTCCAACTCTTTCATTACAACCTTTTACAAACAACTCAGACCCACTTGCCCCAATCTCAAATCAGCCCGACCCATCTCCTCTGTTCTCGCTAATCAACAAACCCAACAGACCCAGACCCAAACGGGGTCGTTTAATTTCAAATCTTACATGATCGAGAAAGCTGTATCGGTTAATACTGCCCTCAACGACGCCGTTTTGGTGCAAGAGCCACCGATGATACACGAGGCGATGCGGTACTCACTCCTCGCCGGCGGCAAGCGTGTCCGGCCAATGTTATGCATCGCCGCCTGCGAGCTCGTCGGCGGGCGCGAGTCGTTCGCCATGCCTGCTGCTTGCGCCGTCGAAATGATACACACCATGTCTCTAATACACGATGACTTGCCTTGTATGGATAACGACGATCTCCGGCGCGGAAAGCCCACGAACCACAAGGTCTACGGCGAGGACGTGGCGGTCCTCGCCGGAGATTCGTTACTAGCCTTCGCATTCTACCACATAGCCACCTCGACCAAGGGGGTGAGTCCCCGCAGAATCATACAAGCCGTTGGGGAGCTGGCCAAGGCTATTGGGACACAAGGGCTCGTCGCTGGCCAAGTCGTGGATATCTTATTAACCGGCGATTCATCGGTCGGATTGGATCAGCTTGAATTCATACACATTCATAAGACGGCGGCATTGCTGGAGGCATCGGTGGTTCTGGGAGCCATTTTGGGGGGTGGGGAGGAAGAGGAAGTGGAGAAACTGAGAAAGTTTGCGAGGTGTGTGGGACTGTTGTTTCAAGTGGTGGATGATATTCTTGATGTGACCAAGTCGTCTCAACAACTGGGGAAAACGGCGGGGAAGGATTTGATGGTGGATAAATCAACGTATCCCAAGCTCATGGGGTTGGAGAAATCCAGAGAGTTTGCTCAAAAGTTGAACAGAGAAGCTAAGGATCAGCTTCTGGGGTTTGATGAGGCCAAGGCAGCTCCTCTACTTGCATTGGCTGATTACATTGCTTATAGGGAAAATTAG
- the LOC108215658 gene encoding NEDD8-conjugating enzyme Ubc12: MIRLFKVKEKQREAAENSNGKPPVKKQSAGELRLHKDISELNLPKTCSMAFPNGKDDLMNFEVTIRPDEGYYSGGIFTFSFQISPIYPHEAPKVKCKTKIYHPNIDLEGNICLNILREDWKPVLNINTVIYGLYHLFTEPNHEDPLNHDAAAVLRDNPKLFENNVRRAMSGGYVGQTFFTRCM; encoded by the exons ATGATCAGATTGTTCAAAGTGAAGGAGAAGCAGAGAGAAGCTGCTGAGAATTCTAATGGGAAGCCTCCAGTTAAGAAGCAAAGTGCGGGAGAACTACGACTTCATAAAG ATATAAGTGAACTTAACCTTCCGAAGACATGTAGCATGGCATTTCCCAATGGCAAGGATGATTTGATGAACTTTGAAGTTACAATTCGACCTGATGAAGGATATTACTC GGGTGGCATATTCACATTCTCATTTCAAATATCTCCCATCTATCCTCATGAAGCTCCAAAAGTTAAATGCAAGACCAAG ATCTATCATCCAAACATTGATTTGGAAGGGAACATATGCCTCAACATCCTTCGGGAAGACTGGAAGCCTGTTCTCAACATCAACACCGTCATTTATGGCTTATACCATCTATTCACG GAACCAAATCACGAGGACCCCTTGAACCATGATGCAGCAGCAGTGCTGAGGGATAACCCCAAGTTGTTTGAAAATAATGTGAGAAGGGCAATGTCTGGTGGGTATGTGGGTCAGACCTTCTTCACTCGATGCATGTAG